From a single Sinomonas atrocyanea genomic region:
- a CDS encoding ABC transporter permease — MAQTTAAPTTAVVPEERPARAGARTALSRVLAVLFALALAVFIIGPLAWLAVRAFATNWTYPNLLPDGWTLKWWGVVFHDAALGVAVQNSLFFAPITVLVSALICLPAAWAFARFEFPGRRLFLIGLFAANAFPKMGLFVSLAALFYTLNLMNSILGILIVHLLGTVVFMTWIPSAAFAAVPRSLEEAARDAGASKVRVFFSVTLPMALPGILVAAIMSFLASFDEAQGTYLVGAPDYFTMPTQMYTLVLNYPTQVAAVFSILLAIPSVALLLAAHKHIVGGQLAEGFQIK; from the coding sequence ATGGCTCAGACGACAGCCGCCCCGACCACCGCTGTGGTCCCCGAGGAACGCCCGGCTCGTGCCGGCGCGCGCACAGCACTGTCCCGTGTCCTGGCCGTCCTCTTCGCCCTGGCGCTGGCGGTGTTCATCATCGGCCCCCTCGCCTGGCTGGCGGTGCGGGCGTTCGCGACGAATTGGACCTACCCGAACCTGCTGCCGGACGGGTGGACCCTCAAGTGGTGGGGGGTCGTCTTCCACGACGCGGCGCTGGGGGTCGCCGTTCAGAACTCGCTGTTCTTCGCCCCCATCACCGTCCTGGTCTCAGCGCTGATCTGCCTTCCGGCCGCCTGGGCGTTCGCGCGGTTCGAGTTCCCCGGGCGGCGGCTCTTCCTCATCGGGCTCTTCGCCGCCAACGCGTTCCCCAAGATGGGTCTTTTCGTCTCCCTTGCGGCGCTGTTCTACACGCTGAACCTCATGAACTCCATTCTGGGAATCCTGATCGTGCACCTGCTGGGCACCGTCGTGTTCATGACGTGGATCCCGTCGGCCGCATTCGCCGCAGTCCCCCGCAGCCTGGAGGAGGCCGCGCGCGATGCCGGGGCATCGAAGGTGCGCGTGTTCTTCAGCGTCACCCTGCCCATGGCGCTGCCGGGCATCCTCGTCGCGGCCATCATGAGCTTCCTGGCCTCGTTCGACGAGGCCCAGGGCACCTATCTGGTCGGCGCGCCGGACTACTTCACCATGCCGACCCAGATGTACACCCTCGTGCTCAACTACCCGACCCAGGTGGCGGCGGTCTTCTCGATCCTCCTCGCCATCCCTTCCGTGGCGCTGCTCCTGGCCGCGCACAAGCACATCGTCGGCGGCCAGCTCGCCGAGGGCTTCCAGATCAAGTAG
- a CDS encoding ABC transporter permease, translating to MKTDPQTPHGARGAASRAPAAPGRTRGFVMALPPILLIALFIGVPIVLALGFSFGFTGGLNHTISVIGQNVHEAHGAPTFGAYADLFSDSRFVDDLAMTVTVAVVSTSIVIALAVGIGLYLKFAGGMVGKVLSALAVVPLFIPVVIASWAILGFYSADGFLRSLAAQFGLGFPVFSFTIVTVVIGSVWTSLPFATLLVTSGIQAVPQAMIDAARDAGAPFIRVVASIVVPMAGVPIVIATTFTAIGILGSFTVPYFTGPNSPNMLGVAMSNYFSAFNQPQQAVVMAFVVFAIAAGIAAVYVWANFRSAKESGAV from the coding sequence GTGAAGACTGATCCCCAGACCCCACACGGGGCGCGGGGCGCCGCGTCCAGGGCCCCCGCCGCCCCTGGCCGGACCCGCGGCTTCGTGATGGCGCTTCCGCCGATCCTGCTGATCGCCCTGTTCATCGGCGTGCCGATCGTGCTCGCGCTCGGATTCAGTTTCGGGTTCACGGGCGGCCTGAACCACACGATCTCCGTCATCGGCCAGAACGTCCACGAGGCGCACGGCGCCCCGACCTTCGGCGCCTATGCGGACCTCTTCTCCGATTCCCGCTTCGTCGACGATCTGGCCATGACCGTGACCGTGGCGGTGGTGAGCACCTCCATCGTCATTGCCCTGGCGGTGGGCATCGGGCTCTACCTGAAGTTCGCCGGCGGCATGGTCGGCAAGGTTCTCTCAGCCCTTGCTGTGGTCCCGCTGTTCATCCCGGTGGTGATCGCTTCGTGGGCGATCCTGGGCTTCTACTCCGCGGACGGGTTCCTGCGCAGCCTCGCCGCGCAGTTCGGTCTGGGCTTCCCGGTGTTCTCGTTCACGATCGTGACCGTGGTCATCGGCTCGGTGTGGACCTCGCTTCCCTTCGCGACCCTCCTGGTCACCTCGGGCATCCAGGCCGTGCCCCAGGCGATGATCGACGCGGCGCGCGACGCCGGGGCCCCCTTCATCAGGGTGGTCGCCAGCATCGTGGTCCCCATGGCCGGGGTGCCGATCGTCATCGCGACGACGTTCACGGCGATCGGGATCCTCGGCTCCTTCACGGTGCCCTATTTCACGGGCCCGAACTCGCCGAACATGCTCGGCGTGGCGATGTCGAACTACTTCTCGGCGTTCAACCAGCCGCAGCAGGCGGTGGTCATGGCGTTCGTGGTGTTCGCGATCGCCGCCGGCATCGCAGCGGTGTACGTGTGGGCCAATTTCCGGTCAGCCAAGGAAAGCGGGGCCGTGTGA
- a CDS encoding extracellular solute-binding protein, whose amino-acid sequence MAKLKLMWAASAVAAAALALTGCAQSSTSAKSGGDSGSKTVRVFISGDTNIQNLWEKDLGPAFEKANPGYKVQVAIDLHGEHDAQTLAKLSSSVEQKKDPGFDLVDGGFVPKASAANFLEPVDPSKVSALADIPADVIKAGGTGAIPYRGSSVLLAYDTKTVPTPPKTLDDLLAWIKANPGKFTYNSPKSGGSGGAFVATVLDKYVPADARQKMTVGYEKDLESYWDQGFAVLKGLNPYVYQKGVYPNGNQQTLALLANGQISMAPVWSDQFITGTANGSIPATIKATQISDPSFTGGAAYLGIPVNAPDKDAALKLANFVLQPEQQAMIVKDISGYPAISLDKLPKDLQEKFANANTNDLRKGYFDQMNKDLNNLWDQKVPGQ is encoded by the coding sequence ATGGCGAAGCTCAAGCTCATGTGGGCCGCTTCGGCTGTCGCGGCCGCGGCCCTCGCGCTGACCGGGTGCGCGCAGAGCAGCACCTCCGCGAAGAGCGGAGGGGATTCCGGCTCGAAGACGGTCAGGGTCTTCATCAGCGGTGACACCAATATCCAGAACCTGTGGGAGAAGGACCTCGGCCCGGCGTTCGAGAAGGCGAACCCGGGCTACAAGGTCCAGGTCGCCATCGATCTGCACGGCGAGCACGATGCCCAGACCCTCGCGAAGCTCTCGAGCTCTGTGGAGCAGAAGAAGGACCCCGGATTCGACCTGGTCGACGGTGGCTTCGTGCCGAAGGCCTCCGCTGCCAACTTCCTCGAGCCAGTCGATCCGTCGAAGGTCTCCGCGCTTGCCGACATCCCTGCCGACGTCATCAAGGCCGGTGGCACCGGCGCCATCCCGTACCGGGGGTCCTCGGTGCTGCTGGCGTATGACACCAAGACCGTTCCGACGCCGCCGAAGACGCTCGATGACCTTCTTGCGTGGATCAAGGCGAATCCGGGCAAGTTCACCTACAACTCGCCGAAGTCGGGCGGCTCCGGCGGGGCCTTCGTCGCCACCGTCCTGGACAAGTACGTCCCCGCGGATGCCCGGCAGAAGATGACGGTCGGGTACGAGAAGGATCTCGAGTCCTACTGGGACCAGGGCTTCGCCGTGTTGAAGGGCCTGAACCCGTACGTGTACCAGAAGGGCGTCTACCCGAACGGCAACCAGCAGACGCTCGCGCTCCTCGCGAACGGCCAGATCTCCATGGCACCGGTCTGGTCAGACCAGTTCATCACCGGCACGGCGAACGGCTCGATCCCGGCCACCATCAAGGCCACCCAGATCTCCGACCCGTCCTTCACCGGCGGGGCAGCCTACCTCGGCATCCCCGTGAACGCGCCTGACAAGGACGCCGCGCTCAAGCTCGCGAACTTCGTCCTGCAGCCGGAGCAGCAGGCCATGATCGTCAAGGACATCTCGGGCTACCCGGCCATCTCCCTCGACAAGCTGCCCAAGGACCTGCAGGAGAAGTTCGCGAACGCCAACACGAACGACCTCCGCAAGGGCTACTTCGACCAGATGAACAAGGACCTGAACAACCTGTGGGACCAGAAGGTGCCGGGGCAGTGA
- a CDS encoding ROK family transcriptional regulator: MSEGVPGSAGVAASHGRILELIRSAGGLSRQELLAATGMSRATLYERLDALARTGYIYEAESLGVKVGRRPRNIRFDDRGRIVLTLALGQTRATVSVADTDGSPLRSVVVRHDITAPAQSVLAPLIEVGRSLLLEGDDSEILVGVGVGLPAPVETGTGRVVHATTVPQWDSDAVVTSVGRAWDVPLVVENDAMAGGLGERSNDDETLVYVKVGTGIGCGIVVDGSILRGAHGAAGSIGHIRVAPDGPLCRCGRHGCLAAFSSGLAISERLSGSGRRTLDDIRSAAEGGDAEVCRTLHAAAKMLGSALDATVTTINPHRLVLGGRIGSLPPFVDGVRETVFANVVDRIADGLLIEPGAPDDRSAVRGLTALVMRKVFAPASVDHSVGILAPGGISP; the protein is encoded by the coding sequence ATGTCCGAAGGAGTGCCCGGGAGCGCCGGGGTCGCGGCCTCGCACGGCCGGATCCTGGAACTCATCCGTTCAGCCGGAGGCCTGTCGCGCCAAGAGCTCCTCGCGGCCACTGGCATGTCCCGGGCGACGCTGTACGAGCGCCTCGACGCACTTGCCCGAACTGGCTATATCTACGAGGCCGAGTCCCTCGGCGTGAAAGTCGGGCGCCGGCCCCGGAACATCCGCTTCGACGACCGCGGCCGAATCGTTCTGACGCTCGCGCTGGGACAGACTCGCGCTACCGTCAGCGTCGCCGACACCGACGGGTCCCCGCTGCGTTCGGTCGTGGTGCGGCATGACATCACGGCTCCGGCCCAGTCCGTGCTGGCACCGTTGATCGAGGTGGGGCGGTCGCTGCTCCTGGAAGGGGATGACAGCGAGATCCTCGTCGGCGTGGGGGTGGGCCTCCCGGCCCCTGTTGAGACTGGCACGGGACGGGTGGTTCACGCCACGACTGTTCCCCAGTGGGATTCGGATGCCGTGGTGACCTCCGTCGGCCGGGCATGGGACGTCCCCCTGGTCGTGGAGAACGATGCCATGGCGGGCGGCCTCGGTGAACGCTCGAACGATGATGAGACTCTCGTCTACGTCAAGGTGGGCACGGGAATCGGCTGCGGAATCGTGGTCGATGGATCGATCCTCAGGGGCGCGCACGGCGCCGCGGGCAGTATCGGCCATATCCGCGTGGCGCCCGACGGGCCCCTTTGCCGTTGTGGGCGCCACGGCTGCCTGGCTGCATTCAGCTCGGGCCTTGCGATATCCGAACGGCTCAGTGGGAGCGGTCGCCGCACACTTGACGATATTCGTTCGGCCGCAGAAGGAGGCGACGCCGAAGTCTGCCGGACACTTCATGCAGCGGCGAAGATGCTCGGTAGCGCCCTGGATGCGACGGTGACCACGATCAATCCCCATCGCCTCGTCCTCGGAGGACGAATAGGATCCCTGCCGCCATTCGTGGACGGCGTGCGCGAAACGGTCTTCGCGAATGTCGTCGACAGGATCGCGGACGGGCTTCTGATCGAGCCCGGAGCGCCGGATGACCGCAGCGCGGTCCGTGGACTGACGGCGCTGGTCATGCGGAAGGTCTTCGCTCCCGCGAGCGTTGACCATTCGGTCGGGATACTCGCCCCAGGAGGAATTTCACCCTAG
- a CDS encoding GntR family transcriptional regulator gives MAIDEEAAPVRGSSYVSVAYSQIRGLILSGELAPGQRVTVRPLADRLSLSQTPIRTALAALERQGMLEAQEHRGYFVPQLGREDMLELYELREALDGIASRRAAHSESRASLVDRLEDLLRQQQTCVAEGDLDAYGELDVAFHQMIWHGSGNRRLAAVSDNLLGQMRIGNNISARAPGRPEVALKEHAAIIEALKNADGPAAERLARDHVHRTSLALSELLD, from the coding sequence GTGGCGATAGACGAAGAGGCGGCCCCGGTCCGAGGGAGCAGTTACGTTTCGGTCGCGTACAGCCAGATCCGAGGACTGATCCTGTCTGGAGAGCTGGCGCCGGGCCAGCGGGTGACGGTCCGGCCGCTAGCGGACCGGCTGAGCCTCTCGCAGACACCCATCCGGACGGCACTCGCCGCGCTTGAACGGCAGGGCATGCTCGAAGCTCAGGAGCATCGTGGGTACTTCGTTCCCCAGCTGGGGCGCGAGGACATGCTGGAGCTCTACGAGCTGCGGGAGGCACTCGATGGCATAGCCTCCCGCCGCGCCGCCCATTCTGAATCCAGAGCAAGTCTTGTAGACCGCCTGGAGGACCTTCTCCGGCAACAACAGACCTGTGTCGCCGAAGGTGACCTTGACGCCTATGGCGAGCTCGATGTCGCCTTCCACCAGATGATCTGGCACGGCTCAGGCAACCGCAGGCTGGCTGCGGTGTCCGACAACCTCCTGGGCCAGATGCGGATCGGGAACAACATCTCGGCACGAGCCCCGGGCCGACCTGAAGTCGCGCTGAAGGAGCACGCCGCCATCATCGAAGCCCTCAAGAACGCCGATGGCCCAGCTGCCGAACGCCTCGCCCGCGACCACGTCCACAGGACAAGCCTCGCCCTGAGCGAACTCCTCGACTGA
- a CDS encoding D-cysteine desulfhydrase: MQLARIPRRRYTSAPTPLEFLPRLSEHLGGPRVYVKRDDLLGLASGGNKTRKLEFLMADALAQGADTIITTGAVQSNHARLTLAAAVKEGLKCRLLLEERVPGSYKPEASGNNLLFRLLGAEQIRVVPGGTDLMQAMQEMADQAGSEGRVPYIIPGGGSNALGALGYISCAEEVLEQSFEKSLPIDHVICASGSGGTHAGLVAGFYGSHSGVPVTGISVRAEKVDQEEKLHVLANATSKLAGAEHEVPRGMITVRDDFVGPGYSLPTAEMTAAIQTFARLEGILLDPVYTGKAAAGLIGLIQEGVFEPQDNVLFVHTGGSPALYAYPDEVLAGDHA, from the coding sequence ATGCAGCTTGCCCGTATTCCCCGACGGAGATACACTTCGGCCCCCACGCCGCTCGAGTTCCTGCCCCGGCTGAGCGAGCATCTCGGCGGTCCCCGCGTCTACGTCAAGCGTGATGACTTGTTGGGCCTGGCCTCGGGAGGGAACAAGACACGCAAGCTTGAGTTCCTCATGGCCGATGCGCTGGCGCAGGGCGCCGACACAATCATCACGACGGGAGCGGTCCAGTCCAACCACGCCCGGCTGACATTGGCAGCCGCGGTCAAGGAAGGTCTGAAGTGCCGGCTCCTGCTGGAGGAGCGCGTTCCCGGTTCCTACAAGCCCGAGGCCAGCGGGAACAACTTGCTGTTCAGGCTGCTGGGGGCCGAACAGATCCGCGTCGTGCCCGGCGGCACCGATCTCATGCAAGCGATGCAGGAGATGGCCGACCAAGCCGGCAGCGAGGGCCGGGTGCCCTACATCATTCCGGGAGGCGGATCCAATGCCCTCGGCGCTCTGGGCTACATCTCCTGCGCCGAAGAGGTCCTGGAGCAGTCCTTCGAGAAGTCCCTGCCCATCGACCACGTGATCTGCGCCAGCGGGTCCGGCGGCACCCATGCGGGTCTGGTCGCGGGCTTCTACGGCAGCCACAGCGGTGTCCCCGTCACTGGCATCAGCGTGCGCGCCGAGAAGGTCGACCAGGAGGAGAAGCTGCATGTTCTCGCGAATGCGACGTCGAAGCTGGCAGGCGCCGAGCATGAGGTCCCGAGGGGAATGATCACCGTCCGGGACGATTTCGTCGGTCCTGGCTACTCCTTGCCCACAGCCGAGATGACCGCCGCTATCCAGACCTTCGCGCGGTTGGAGGGCATCCTGCTCGACCCCGTGTACACCGGCAAGGCCGCAGCTGGCCTCATCGGCCTCATCCAGGAGGGGGTCTTCGAGCCGCAGGACAATGTGCTGTTCGTGCACACCGGTGGCTCCCCGGCCCTCTATGCCTACCCCGACGAAGTCCTCGCAGGGGACCATGCCTGA
- a CDS encoding aspartate/glutamate racemase family protein yields MPERPSRLVGILGGMGPAATVDFYDKLVRATPALIDQEHLRIVIWADPTVPNRQEALLSGGQDPTPWLDEGVGQLLRCGAEILVAPCNTVHAYLPSVLNGRDVEFLSIIEVTMEEVQRADSNDRVGLLATDGALASGLYQSALGGLGRETVLPSGSSQQDLMRLVHAVKAGRTGPEERQQAHGLLSQLRRRGVTTVIAGCTEISVLIAGTVGDLNIADPSQLLAEKTVRRAYSRTPTDHELQNSGKDEHELRT; encoded by the coding sequence ATGCCTGAGCGGCCCTCGCGGCTGGTAGGCATCCTCGGCGGGATGGGCCCTGCCGCGACGGTCGACTTCTACGACAAGCTGGTCCGGGCCACTCCGGCTCTCATCGACCAGGAACACCTGCGAATTGTCATCTGGGCGGACCCCACAGTGCCTAACCGGCAGGAGGCGCTCCTGTCCGGGGGGCAGGACCCGACGCCTTGGCTGGACGAGGGAGTGGGCCAGCTCCTCCGGTGCGGGGCTGAGATCCTCGTTGCGCCCTGCAATACCGTTCACGCCTACCTCCCCTCGGTGCTCAACGGCCGAGACGTGGAGTTCCTCAGCATCATCGAGGTGACCATGGAGGAGGTCCAGAGGGCCGACTCCAATGACAGGGTGGGTCTGCTGGCCACCGATGGCGCCCTCGCCTCGGGCCTCTACCAATCAGCGCTGGGAGGCCTCGGAAGGGAGACGGTCCTGCCCTCTGGTTCGTCCCAGCAGGACCTGATGCGGCTGGTCCACGCGGTGAAGGCCGGGCGCACGGGTCCGGAGGAACGGCAGCAGGCCCACGGACTTCTCTCGCAGCTCCGGCGCCGCGGGGTCACGACGGTCATCGCCGGCTGTACTGAGATCTCCGTCCTGATTGCAGGGACAGTTGGTGACCTTAACATAGCCGACCCATCGCAGCTGCTGGCCGAGAAGACTGTGCGTCGGGCATACAGCCGGACCCCGACTGACCATGAGCTCCAGAACTCCGGGAAGGACGAGCATGAACTCCGCACCTAA
- a CDS encoding amidohydrolase, whose translation MNSAPKGLPMSVVEVRRDFHRYPEVGFCEFRTASRAAGMLADLGWEVQTGAAVMDRASRLGVPPDDQLEAAWSRAAGTGGDPRFLPAMKGGMTAVRATLTGARPGPSVALRADMDALPLQESNAEAHSPAQEGFASEWDGVMHACGHDGHLAIALGLAAELAENRDFAGSVTLLLQPAEEGGRGGAAMAAAPGLTDGIDRFYALHLGMGLPTGVVCPHISGLMANSKLRATFAGLSAHAAMSPEQGRHALLGAASAALALHTLPHFPGHETRVNVGALNSGTSSNIVPDRAEMLLETRADEGRVNEDLEARARTVLAGAAAAYGLSVNVELVGAVTTAANDREAEDRVASAALAEQLELVPSTNRVASDDATAFMRRVTGNGGSSCYFAFGSGDYGPHHSPTFDIDETAIPGAIRLLTRMIRSENAH comes from the coding sequence ATGAACTCCGCACCTAAAGGTCTGCCCATGTCGGTGGTCGAGGTTCGCCGTGACTTCCACCGCTACCCAGAGGTGGGCTTCTGTGAATTCCGCACAGCCAGCCGGGCTGCGGGAATGCTGGCTGATCTGGGCTGGGAGGTTCAAACAGGTGCTGCGGTGATGGACCGCGCGAGCAGGCTCGGCGTTCCGCCCGATGACCAGCTCGAGGCGGCATGGTCCCGGGCGGCAGGCACCGGCGGAGATCCCCGCTTCCTGCCCGCGATGAAGGGAGGCATGACCGCTGTCAGGGCCACTTTGACCGGTGCCCGGCCCGGTCCTTCCGTTGCGCTTCGGGCAGACATGGACGCCCTTCCCCTCCAGGAGTCAAACGCCGAAGCCCACTCCCCGGCGCAAGAGGGATTTGCCTCCGAATGGGACGGCGTGATGCACGCCTGCGGCCATGACGGCCATCTTGCGATCGCGCTGGGACTGGCGGCCGAGCTGGCTGAGAACCGCGATTTCGCCGGATCGGTGACGTTGCTGCTGCAGCCTGCTGAGGAAGGTGGGCGGGGAGGTGCTGCTATGGCTGCGGCGCCGGGCCTCACCGACGGCATCGACCGGTTCTACGCATTACACCTGGGCATGGGGCTGCCAACAGGCGTCGTGTGTCCGCACATTTCGGGGCTGATGGCGAACTCGAAGCTGCGCGCCACCTTCGCAGGACTTTCTGCACACGCAGCGATGTCACCCGAACAGGGCCGCCATGCGCTCCTCGGCGCAGCCTCTGCCGCACTCGCTCTGCACACGCTGCCGCACTTCCCAGGACACGAGACCCGTGTAAACGTGGGAGCGCTCAACTCTGGTACGTCGAGCAACATAGTCCCTGACCGCGCGGAGATGCTACTGGAGACCAGGGCCGACGAAGGCCGAGTCAACGAGGACCTCGAAGCCCGGGCGCGGACGGTGCTTGCGGGGGCTGCAGCAGCATATGGGCTCAGCGTGAACGTCGAGCTGGTCGGCGCAGTGACAACGGCCGCGAACGACCGCGAAGCCGAAGACCGGGTCGCCAGCGCCGCCCTGGCCGAGCAGTTGGAGCTCGTACCCTCGACCAACCGTGTGGCCAGCGACGACGCGACGGCATTCATGCGCCGAGTCACCGGCAACGGCGGGTCCAGCTGCTACTTCGCATTCGGCTCAGGCGACTACGGCCCCCACCACTCACCGACATTCGACATCGACGAGACCGCAATCCCCGGAGCAATCCGGCTCCTCACCCGCATGATCCGCTCCGAGAATGCGCACTGA
- a CDS encoding DUF3311 domain-containing protein — MTNQTRPDIKPERTVPRPRRHLILLAIPYLWSIAAIPAVGTTHAAPAGVPLLLWWMLAGVLVTTGVLAIVWRIDERREPKAGGADE; from the coding sequence ATGACGAATCAGACCCGGCCCGACATCAAGCCTGAGCGAACCGTTCCGCGGCCTCGGCGCCACTTGATCCTGCTGGCGATCCCCTACCTCTGGTCAATCGCGGCCATACCCGCTGTCGGAACCACCCACGCGGCCCCCGCCGGAGTTCCCCTGCTGCTGTGGTGGATGCTCGCCGGCGTGTTAGTCACGACAGGGGTGCTCGCGATCGTGTGGCGCATCGATGAGCGACGCGAGCCCAAGGCCGGGGGGGCCGACGAGTGA
- a CDS encoding sodium:solute symporter family protein, translated as MSLAIGIGVFIVAATAGSTVFMSRRRGRMDMKEWAVGGRSFGGMLLWFLSAGEIYTTFALLGAAGWAYQHGAPGFYIIANAPLGYVLGYWLLPRIWRAGRDHGVMSQGDYILARFDKRWLAALVSAIGILALIPYVQVQLTGLAAITRVLFAGKIDNSAAVVAGALVLLVFTFTAGIRSSAFASIVKDTLVIILLVAVVATIGIATGLGGIGDILNRMSAQHPAYAALPGLRPQAHYTVWWYMSALIMTNVGYWMWPHSFQANLTARSERTIRRNAVLQPLYTLSYFFVFLIGFAALLTLPKLKDSNEALVAVIAHSYPAWFVGLAAGTAALVAVVPSTVMLLTVGTTFARNIYRPAADLSDRHRLVTARVGTLLAVLAAALLAVNSNQTIIALLLVAYSGIAQIGPGMLASLLWRKVSAWGMAIGSITGLLIVGIPAVKGWWATFSSMDVGILALAVNTALMIGISVLTPAPPAAAVRVGVPDAPLNDSRRREEGDVSELTETLRGRSE; from the coding sequence GTGAGCCTCGCCATCGGGATCGGCGTCTTCATCGTTGCGGCGACCGCAGGGAGCACCGTCTTCATGTCCAGGCGGCGCGGCCGGATGGACATGAAGGAGTGGGCGGTCGGCGGTCGCAGCTTCGGGGGAATGCTGCTGTGGTTCCTCTCCGCCGGCGAAATCTACACGACGTTTGCCCTGCTCGGCGCAGCCGGCTGGGCATACCAGCACGGTGCGCCGGGCTTCTACATCATTGCCAACGCGCCCCTGGGCTACGTGCTCGGCTACTGGCTCCTGCCGCGCATCTGGCGCGCCGGACGGGACCACGGCGTCATGTCCCAAGGCGACTACATACTGGCAAGGTTCGACAAGCGCTGGCTCGCCGCGCTGGTCTCGGCCATCGGCATCTTGGCCCTCATTCCGTATGTCCAGGTCCAGCTGACGGGCCTGGCGGCAATCACCAGGGTGCTCTTCGCTGGGAAGATCGACAACAGCGCCGCCGTCGTGGCCGGCGCCCTGGTACTGCTGGTGTTCACCTTCACCGCAGGGATCCGCTCTTCCGCATTCGCCTCGATCGTCAAGGACACGCTCGTCATCATCCTTCTCGTTGCCGTGGTCGCCACTATCGGGATCGCGACAGGCCTCGGCGGCATCGGAGACATCCTGAATCGGATGTCCGCCCAGCACCCGGCTTATGCAGCGCTGCCGGGCCTGCGCCCTCAAGCCCACTACACCGTCTGGTGGTACATGTCCGCGCTGATCATGACAAATGTCGGCTACTGGATGTGGCCCCACTCGTTCCAGGCCAACCTGACGGCACGAAGCGAACGAACCATCCGCAGGAATGCAGTCCTGCAGCCCCTGTACACGCTCTCCTACTTCTTCGTCTTCCTCATCGGCTTCGCCGCGCTCCTCACGCTGCCCAAGCTGAAGGACTCCAACGAGGCCCTCGTAGCCGTGATCGCGCACTCCTACCCGGCATGGTTCGTCGGATTGGCAGCAGGGACCGCCGCCCTCGTCGCTGTAGTGCCCTCCACCGTCATGCTCCTCACTGTCGGCACGACCTTCGCCAGGAACATCTACAGGCCGGCGGCAGACCTCTCCGACCGCCACCGCTTGGTGACGGCACGCGTCGGCACCCTTCTCGCAGTGCTGGCCGCAGCATTGCTCGCGGTGAACTCGAACCAGACCATCATCGCGCTGCTGCTCGTCGCGTACAGCGGCATCGCCCAGATCGGTCCAGGCATGCTCGCATCCCTCCTCTGGCGCAAGGTGAGCGCATGGGGGATGGCCATCGGCTCAATCACTGGGCTGCTCATCGTCGGGATTCCTGCAGTGAAGGGCTGGTGGGCCACCTTCTCCAGCATGGACGTGGGAATACTCGCACTCGCCGTCAACACTGCCTTGATGATCGGCATCAGCGTGCTCACCCCGGCTCCGCCCGCCGCCGCGGTACGCGTGGGCGTCCCGGACGCACCGCTGAATGATTCACGGCGACGTGAAGAAGGAGATGTCAGCGAGCTGACTGAAACACTCCGGGGCCGCTCCGAGTAG